In one window of Episyrphus balteatus chromosome 3, idEpiBalt1.1, whole genome shotgun sequence DNA:
- the LOC129915803 gene encoding dnaJ homolog subfamily C member 13-like, whose product MTEFTVRNFPPRHPERVKRILCLVETTIPECDPQTCSVCTLRPLVDVFALIQTTFNNSMSSIKMTSETPCPPHYWMKSVRVAIKMCKFVLQINCEESILFPSTVVCMKRLSFV is encoded by the exons atGACTGAGTTTACAGTTCGAAATTTTCCTCCACGCCATCCAGAACGAGTGAAACGAATCTTATGTTTAGTAGAGACTACAATACCTGAGTGTGATCCACAGACTTGTAGT gtcTGCACCCTCCGACCACTTGTTGATGTGTTCGCTCTAATCCAAACAACATTCAACAATTCTATGTCGAGTATAAAAATGACGTCAGAGACTCCTTGCCCGCCACACTATTGGATGAAGTCCGTTCGAGTGGCAATCAAGATGTGCAAGTTCGTATTACAAATAAATTGCGAGGAAAGCATTTTGTTCCCCTCAACAGTTGTGTGCATGAAGCGACTCTCCTTCGTTTAG
- the LOC129916046 gene encoding peroxiredoxin-2, producing MSTFLRYLARNTPVLLKDFQNQTKITNRLFHKTFPLCVAKVQQAAPDFKGLAVIGNDFKEIKLSDYKGKYLLLFFYPLDFTFVCPTEILAFSDRIKEFKDLNTEVVGVSVDSHFSHLAWCNTERKAGGLGALKYPLLSDITKKISSDYGVLLENDGIALRGTFIIDANGVLRQYSVNDLPVGRSVDECLRLIKGFQFVEKHGEVCPANWNPESNPDTIKPDVNDSKEYFEKHG from the exons ATGTCTACCTTCCTTCGTTATCTAGCTCGAAAC ACTCCAGTTTTGCTAAAAGACTttcaaaaccaaaccaaaatcACCAATAGGTTATTTCACAAAA CTTTTCCACTTTGTGTAGCAAAAGTCCAACAAGCTGCTCCCGATTTTAAAGGTTTGGCTGTAATCGGAAATGACtttaaagaaatcaaattatCCGATTATAAAGGAAAGTACTTGCTACTATTCTTTTACCCTTTGGACTT TACATTTGTATGTCCAACTGAAATTTTAGCATTTAGCGATCGCATTAAAGAATTCAAAGATTTGAATACCGAAGTTGTTGGAGTTTCGGTTGATTCACATTTCAGCCATTTGGCTTGGTGTAATACCGAACGTAAAGCTGGTGGATTAGGAGCTTTAAAATATCCTCTACTCTctgatattacaaaaaaaatctcctcCGATTATGGAGTTCTACTCGAAAATGATGGAATTGCATTACGTGGAACATTTATCATTGATGCCAATGGTGTTTTGCGTCAATACTCGGTTAATGATTTGCCAGTTGGAAGATCAGTCGATGAATGCTTAAGATTGATTAAAGGTTTTCAATTTGTCGAGAAACACGGTGAAGTCTGTCCAGCTAATTGGAATCCTGAATCTAATCCCGATACAATTAAACCAGATGTAAATGACTCGAAGGAGTATTTTGAAAAGCATGGTTAA